Proteins from a single region of Seriola aureovittata isolate HTS-2021-v1 ecotype China chromosome 9, ASM2101889v1, whole genome shotgun sequence:
- the LOC130174693 gene encoding N-terminal EF-hand calcium-binding protein 1-like produces the protein MLACTEMITMCLQSAKHEHLRKQQELDHNQNQAISLFHDIFRRADKNDDGKLSLEEFQSYFTDGILTDEQMQELYYSIDRQQTDNLDIDKLSEYFTPHLGEYVSVLSALEKLNVAILKAMDKTKEEYQGSSVLGQFVTRFLLRETSTQLQSLQSSLDCAMDAVHDQGCTGRRILKKPQDLPVQRLAKRPGRRIQRNMCLSPTDPYSGMLTTGVSVEPDNHWGSQINQLEQLIDKLECESPHLEPLKEDTLAGTYKSNILLVQRQMSVKERDVEQFQQALKIYADATSSQLNNLHVSVQNLPDRSCFIMYEFWQDRLSWMSYLQSTISKTFQRCIIDSLEDPEMVSTMLLPASWWIMNNN, from the exons ATGCTGGCATGTACAGAAATGATCACCATGTGTCTTCAATCTGCCAAGCACGAACACTTGAGGAAGCAGCAGGAGCTTGACCACAACCAAAACCAAGCCATCTCTCTGTTTCATGAT ATATTCCGCCGGGCTGACAAAAATG ACGATGGGAAGCTGTCCTTGGAGGAGTTCCAGTCGTACTTCACTGATGGTATCCTCACTGACGAGCAGATGCAGGAGCTGTATTACTCCATCGACAGGCAGCAGACAGA CAACCTGGACATAGACAAGCTCTCAG AGTACTTCACCCCACATCTGGGAGAATATGTCAGCGTCCTGTCTGCTCTGGAAAAGCTGAATGTGGCCATTTTGAAGGCCATGGATAAAACTAAAGAG GAGTATCAGGGTTCATCAGTGCTGGGTCAGTTTGTGACACGCTTCCTGCTGAGGGAGACCTCCACCCAGCTGCAGTCCCTTCAGTCATCCCTGGACTGTGCTATGGATGCTGTTCATGACCAGGGCTGTACAGGGAGGAGGATACTGAAGAAGCCCCAGGACTTGCCTGTCCAGAGGTTGGCCAAACGCCCCGGCCGACGCATCCAGAGGAACATGTGTCTCTCGCCAACTGACCCCTACTCTGGCATGCTCACCACAG GGGTCAGTGTGGAGCCAGACAACCACTGGGGCTCCCAGATCAACCAGCTGGAGCAACTCATAGACAAACTGGAGTGTGAG AGTCCACATCTTGAACCTCTCAAAGAGGACACATTAGCAGGGACGTATAAATCG AACATTCTCCTGGTTCAGAGACAAATGTCCgtgaaggagagagatgtgGAGCAGTTTCAGCAAGCTCTCAAAATCTACGCAGATGCGACGAGCAGCCAACTTAACAATCTGCA tgtttCAGTCCAGAACCTGCCAGACAGATCATGCTTCATCATGTATGAATTCTGGCAGGACCGTCTCTCCTGGATGAG CTACCTGCAGTCGACCATCAGTAAGACCTTCCAGCGCTGCATTATCGACTCACTGGAAGATCCGGAGATGGTCTCCACTATGCTCCTCCCAG CCTCTTGGTGGATTATGAACAACAACTGA